The Candidatus Coatesbacteria bacterium region GTTCCATCGCCAGCCGGCGGTGCTCATTGTTCCCGCTGATCTTCCAGCGGTGGTAGCTCAACAGGGCGAGCCGCTGGGGATCATCGTACTCCTCCAGCAGGGCGGCGAGGGCCGCCAAACCGGCGGCGGTGTCGCGCCGGGCCAGCAGCCTGGCCCGCAGCACCTCGGCGTCGTAGATCGCGTCGGGGAACTTGACCCGCTCGGCCATCCGCAGCCCGTCTTCGGCCAGGCCCTCGGCGGTGGTGTAATCCCCGCTGCCGTAGACGCACTCGGCCTCGAGAACGCGAAAGACCGCTATGAAGAGGGCGTTCTGGAGCTCTTCGGCCAACCGCTGTCCTTCCTTGGTGAGCTTCAGCGCGGCGGCGAAATCCCCGGCATGCTTATAGGTGTCGGCTTTGTTATAGATCGCGACGGTAACCTGGGAGATATCGCCGATTTGTCGGGCGATATCGATCTGCTGTTCGATCAGTTCGATCGCGCCGGCGAAAGCGCCGCGCATCCGGTAGAGCTGTCCCATATTGCCGTAGATCACGGCGATTTTACGCTTGACACCCTGCTTGCGGCAGATAGCGAGGGCGTCGCGAAAAAAGTCGTCGGCCTTGTCGTAGTGCCCCATATTCATGTGGACGATCCCCATATTGCCCAGCAAGGAGGATTGATCCTCCAGGCTGCCGGATTCCAGCAGGATGTCCGCCGTCTTCTCGTACCAGTACAGGGCTTGCTCATATTTGGAGAACAGGCTGTTGAGCGACCCCAGAGCCATCCTGCAGGAGGCCAGCTCGGCCTGGTGAGCCGGATTGCTCCGGGCGATTTCCAGGGCGGTCGTCAGGTTTTCCTCGGACAAATCGTACTGTCCCCTATCGGTGTAGATATGGCCGATGGTTCTGTAGACATTGCTCAACAGCAGTTTGTCATCCAGACTGGTGGCCAGCTCCACGGCCCTGTTGAGGTGGTTCAGCGATTGTTCGGCATCGCCCAGATAGTGGTTCACCAGACCTTTCCTGTTCAGAATGCGCGTCATCAGGGCTTTATCGCCCAATTCCTCGACCAGCGCCAGGCACTCATCCAGTTTGCCCCGCTGCTCCTCCCAGCGGCCCACCCGGTTGAGGACGTCGGCCATCTTGTTCAGCAACTCATAGCGCTCCCACGGTGTGCTGATATGCTCCAGGGCGGTCTCGTAGAGGCCGAGGCTCTCCTCGTTCATGTACTCGACCTTGGCGAAATCCGCCGCCTTGATCAGATACTCGCGCGCCTTGGCGCTGCGTTCGGCCTGATGGTAATGGTAGGCGATGTCGGCGTAGCGGTTCTTATCGTCCCCGTGCAACTGCTCCAGGGTCTCGCCGACGAGGCCGTGGAGGGTGCGCAGCCGGCGGAAGAGCTGCATCTCGTAGGCCGCCTCGCGCAGCAGGGCGTGCTTGAACAGGTAGAGCAGCTCGCCGACCAGGGACCAGATCGCCGCGTCCTCGCCCTGTTGCAGCAGAGGTTTGACCGCCGCTCGGGTGACCCGCTTCGAGATCGCGGTGACCACTCCGGCCAGAACCTCGGCCTCGAACTCCCGCCCCAGCACCGCGGCGACCTGGACCAGTTCCCGCAGGTTGAGCGACAGGCGGTCGATGCGGGCGATCAGCATCGGGCGCAGGCTGTCGGGAACCGCCGCGGTGTCGCTGACCAGGGTGTAACGCTCCCCGTCGCGCTTCAGTAGCTCGTTCTCCTTCAGGTACAGGGCCAACTGCTCGAGGTAGAAGGGATTGCCCGCCGCACGGTCGTTGACGAAGTCTCTGAGCTCGTCATCGGCGGGCCCGCCCAGTTTGTCGGCCAGCAGTTCGTCGTTGCCGCCGGCGGGCAGGGGGCCGAGTTCGAGTTCTGCGACGACGGCCTGCGCCGGGGTCTCGAGGCGGGGTTTGTCCCCGTCGTCCCGGTAGCGGCTGAGCAGGAGCAGGGTCAGGGGATAGGCCGCCGCGGCCTGGAGCAGGGCCTGATAGATGACCGCCGATTCCTCGTCCAGCCACTGCAGATCGTCCTGGGTGACGACCAGGGGCTGTAGCAGGCTCTGGGCCAGGAAGAAGCTGACCACGGCGGTGACCGTGTTCTCCGAGCGCCCGCTGGGGTTGAGCTGCTCGTAGAGGGAGCCCTCCCGGTAGAGGCCGATCAGGGCCGCCAGCAGAGACTCCGTCCGCTCCAACTCGGCGATCAGCTCGCCCGAGCGCTCGTCCGACGCGGCCGACAGCTGCTCGAGCATCCGCTTCCAGCGCCGCTGGAAGCGGGCGGTGTTGACCGCCGCCGTCTCGTTCTCCCGGTAGCCGAAATAGTTCTTGAAGAGAGCCGTGAAGGGATTCTTGCTCTTCTGCAGGATCTCGTCGGCCTGCAGCTCCAGCAGGCCGAACCGCGTGCCGAGGCGCCGCGAAACCTCGTGGACCAGGCGGGACTTGCCGATGCCCGGGTTGCCGTAGATGTAGAGCACCGCGGGCCGTTCGTCGCCACTCGAACCCTCGATGAACTCCCGGACCCGCCGCAGCTCCGCCGCGCGCCCGAGGAAACGCCCCGCGAAGAAGCGGCTCTCCACTTTACGGGTCGCTTTGCCGATACTCAGAACCTCGACGGGGCGTTCGAGCCCCTTGAGCCGCTCGCTGGAGCGCTCATCGATCTGGTAATCCGGCGTCAGGCTCCGGCCGACGTTGCCATCAACCAGCAGTTCGCCCCAGTCCGCCCGCTGCATCAACCGGGCCGCCAGGTTGACCGCGTCGCCCAGGGCGGTGTACTGGCAGCGCTTCGTCGAGCCGACGAAACCGGCGAATACCGTGTCCCGGGAAACGCCGACCCGGGACTCGTCGCCGAAGCGC contains the following coding sequences:
- a CDS encoding tetratricopeptide repeat protein; its protein translation is MDTLSRIPRPVLFGRRIAPRPSRFGKAASMSRINIVPRFIIEQDEREQDGRDGHSGAFSAAALFFDIVDFTRITRELQARGRAGAEELSLLLKGVLTPTIATIYDGGGFVTGFAGDSLIALFPQGDVSRRRVCARAVRTAVAIRDKLDRRNRRRKGAAVRREVLAKLGLSYGRIEWGVLGAGEAKSYYFAGPGLSGCAALNSVCRPGEIVTTDGFPTVDDATADLSGNAEGGGRGRRLRRLSKRLVAPFTSPEALLPGLRDEFRDVVSVFSALRREVSFANLDEVARTVLPLCREYGGYFNGFIVDDKGPHLSCFFGAPRSHENNVKRALDFAAELLERFGDESRVGVSRDTVFAGFVGSTKRCQYTALGDAVNLAARLMQRADWGELLVDGNVGRSLTPDYQIDERSSERLKGLERPVEVLSIGKATRKVESRFFAGRFLGRAAELRRVREFIEGSSGDERPAVLYIYGNPGIGKSRLVHEVSRRLGTRFGLLELQADEILQKSKNPFTALFKNYFGYRENETAAVNTARFQRRWKRMLEQLSAASDERSGELIAELERTESLLAALIGLYREGSLYEQLNPSGRSENTVTAVVSFFLAQSLLQPLVVTQDDLQWLDEESAVIYQALLQAAAAYPLTLLLLSRYRDDGDKPRLETPAQAVVAELELGPLPAGGNDELLADKLGGPADDELRDFVNDRAAGNPFYLEQLALYLKENELLKRDGERYTLVSDTAAVPDSLRPMLIARIDRLSLNLRELVQVAAVLGREFEAEVLAGVVTAISKRVTRAAVKPLLQQGEDAAIWSLVGELLYLFKHALLREAAYEMQLFRRLRTLHGLVGETLEQLHGDDKNRYADIAYHYHQAERSAKAREYLIKAADFAKVEYMNEESLGLYETALEHISTPWERYELLNKMADVLNRVGRWEEQRGKLDECLALVEELGDKALMTRILNRKGLVNHYLGDAEQSLNHLNRAVELATSLDDKLLLSNVYRTIGHIYTDRGQYDLSEENLTTALEIARSNPAHQAELASCRMALGSLNSLFSKYEQALYWYEKTADILLESGSLEDQSSLLGNMGIVHMNMGHYDKADDFFRDALAICRKQGVKRKIAVIYGNMGQLYRMRGAFAGAIELIEQQIDIARQIGDISQVTVAIYNKADTYKHAGDFAAALKLTKEGQRLAEELQNALFIAVFRVLEAECVYGSGDYTTAEGLAEDGLRMAERVKFPDAIYDAEVLRARLLARRDTAAGLAALAALLEEYDDPQRLALLSYHRWKISGNNEHRRLAMERLTTLYERTPDYRYEQILQELRRRD